A window of the Bdellovibrio sp. ZAP7 genome harbors these coding sequences:
- a CDS encoding ABC transporter substrate-binding protein: MFLNIMVLAGFMAAASPEAGRSKIQIYTVETPPTVVKKADGVDGLGGEFGKLIAATLKKSGKEKDFEVVWVPWKRALLEVERNPHALFFPFTRTFEREYKFNWIVHLADVDCWLYAVDSNIQITDLKDLRKYRIGVLSGSAREQELLRYTGKNSKVEGMTEDLGNYRKLQSGRIDIWATHPTVMAEAQKNFISQGQSVRTVRSLKKLFSQSLWMAGNRDMPDTSRNLVQTVFGWGGKRSIKPPPMTSGDFLDGTLL, translated from the coding sequence ATGTTTTTGAATATTATGGTTTTAGCAGGATTCATGGCGGCCGCCTCACCCGAGGCCGGGCGATCTAAAATCCAAATATATACAGTCGAAACCCCGCCAACTGTTGTCAAAAAAGCGGATGGTGTGGATGGTCTTGGTGGCGAGTTTGGCAAACTGATCGCCGCCACTCTTAAAAAATCCGGAAAAGAAAAAGATTTCGAAGTCGTTTGGGTGCCCTGGAAAAGGGCTCTGTTGGAAGTCGAAAGAAATCCTCATGCGTTGTTTTTTCCGTTCACTCGTACTTTCGAGCGAGAATACAAATTCAATTGGATTGTCCACTTAGCAGATGTCGATTGCTGGTTGTATGCCGTCGACTCGAATATTCAAATCACAGATCTTAAGGATTTAAGAAAGTACCGTATCGGTGTTTTAAGTGGCAGCGCGCGTGAGCAAGAACTGTTGCGCTATACGGGGAAGAATTCCAAAGTTGAAGGCATGACCGAAGACCTTGGTAATTACCGAAAACTTCAGTCTGGAAGAATTGATATTTGGGCAACACATCCGACGGTTATGGCCGAAGCCCAAAAGAATTTTATTTCTCAGGGACAGTCGGTGCGAACGGTCCGATCTTTAAAAAAATTGTTTTCGCAGAGTCTATGGATGGCTGGGAATCGTGATATGCCGGACACATCTCGTAACTTGGTGCAGACTGTGTTCGGCTGGGGTGGAAAGCGCTCCATCAAGCCGCCGCCAATGACGAGTGGGGATTTTCTTGATGGAACTTTGCTTTAG
- a CDS encoding dienelactone hydrolase family protein, translated as MFKALISSIALILMAASASAAVKTENVDYKEGKTELEGFLAYDDSVTTPRPAVMIVHQWMGLSNNEKMRAQMLAEKGYVAFAVDIYGKGIRPTTTEGAGQLAGQYKNDRKLYRAREMAAFNWLKKNKKVDPKHIVVIGYCFGGMGALELGRAGVPAAGFVSFHGDLSNPTPKDAKNFKAPTLILHGAMDNYVNPQVMPFLKEMDENKVDYQFISYSGAVHAFTQKDAGNDPSKGVAYNEKADHRSWDVFMNFLNEVAPVK; from the coding sequence ATGTTTAAAGCACTTATATCCAGCATCGCTCTGATCCTGATGGCGGCCTCCGCATCGGCTGCCGTTAAAACTGAAAACGTCGATTATAAAGAAGGTAAAACTGAGCTTGAGGGTTTTTTAGCCTATGACGACTCTGTGACGACACCAAGACCTGCCGTGATGATCGTGCACCAATGGATGGGCTTATCTAATAACGAAAAAATGCGCGCGCAAATGTTGGCTGAAAAAGGCTACGTGGCTTTCGCGGTGGATATTTATGGTAAAGGCATTCGCCCCACCACCACGGAAGGCGCAGGACAGCTGGCAGGCCAATACAAAAATGATCGCAAACTTTATCGCGCCCGCGAGATGGCCGCGTTCAATTGGCTTAAGAAAAATAAAAAGGTCGATCCAAAACACATCGTTGTGATCGGATACTGTTTTGGCGGCATGGGAGCACTTGAGTTGGGGCGTGCAGGAGTTCCAGCGGCGGGCTTTGTAAGTTTCCATGGTGATCTTTCAAATCCAACTCCGAAAGATGCTAAGAATTTCAAAGCGCCGACATTGATTCTCCATGGAGCTATGGATAACTATGTAAATCCGCAAGTGATGCCGTTCCTAAAAGAAATGGACGAAAACAAAGTCGATTACCAATTCATCTCCTACTCCGGTGCAGTTCATGCCTTCACTCAAAAAGACGCGGGCAATGATCCCAGCAAAGGTGTCGCTTACAATGAAAAAGCCGATCACAGATCCTGGGATGTTTTCATGAATTTCCTGAATGAAGTGGCTCCGGTTAAATAG
- the pyrE gene encoding orotate phosphoribosyltransferase, translating into MTRAELAKKIYDVAHLTGEFKLRSGQISNEYFDKYRFEAQPALLREIAKQMVPLIPADTEILAGLEMGGIPIATALSLETGIPCAFVRKEAKDYGTRQFAEGLDLKGKKVLVIEDVVTTGGQVVLSTADLRSIGANITHVLCVIHRGPQFPEPKLQEIGVTLSPLFMKADFN; encoded by the coding sequence ATGACTCGTGCGGAACTCGCTAAAAAAATCTATGACGTCGCTCACTTAACCGGAGAATTTAAACTTCGCTCCGGTCAGATTTCCAACGAATACTTTGATAAATACCGCTTTGAAGCACAACCTGCTTTGCTTCGTGAAATTGCCAAACAAATGGTGCCGCTGATTCCTGCAGACACAGAGATACTTGCAGGTTTAGAAATGGGAGGCATCCCTATCGCCACGGCCTTGTCCCTCGAAACGGGCATTCCTTGTGCTTTTGTTCGCAAAGAGGCGAAAGATTATGGCACCCGTCAATTCGCCGAAGGTTTGGATTTAAAAGGTAAAAAAGTTTTGGTGATAGAAGACGTGGTCACCACAGGTGGTCAGGTCGTTCTATCAACAGCAGACTTGCGCAGCATTGGCGCAAATATCACCCATGTTTTATGTGTTATTCACCGTGGTCCACAATTCCCTGAGCCTAAGCTTCAGGAAATTGGTGTAACATTGTCGCCGCTCTTTATGAAAGCTGATTTTAACTAA
- a CDS encoding kelch repeat-containing protein, which produces MGCTIDANLYDGLITLPSVDTPAPGVYSSKASRSLYPSNRRVRNTATTLQDGRILVIGGVSLDSSIAALKSVEIFDPTTSRWTDAAPLAQARARHTATLLGNGKILVVGGSDQSTYYATAELFDPSTNTWSSAGTMTVMRSDHSATLLQDGRVLIAGGATSAGSFTASMEIYDPATSSWSSAGTNLPEPRMNHAAVLLNSGKVFFVGGQNPPVVLTTTAIYDPMGAPTWGAAPTLTTGRAYLTASLLKDGRVVVIGGIASTGNPSPLVNIFDPSSPGSFSSGTSLSTARYGHTATAVDNQVIVTGGFSNNSASAALDDSLIYNAGSNTWSSLGTLRNGPRTLHTANPSGDYLYLLNGRDGNSSPVNMFEKIDISKFSWKLEGSMATDRAIHVTLALPNGKVLVAGGLSNPSNTAFTYLDSSEIFDPATGLWSAGPTLPMKRMWSTATRLNDGRFLIVGGVDETMTRITSTLFYTPSSNSWTAGPPIAMGRIGHSASLLPDGRVIIMGGNENTGIFPPSNKTEIFDPTTNQWTAGPNMLTAVSEHTAVTLNDNTILLVGGLTTTTLNSASAVVQLYNPTTNSFTAKASQSVGRYQASVALLPSGKVLSRGGIDSSQTILASSEIYDPNTDAWTAGPNLNIGRRAHNSISLPSGKILITGGATSNVSPLAPAASNEIYDPVANTFTADKVSFTNVHSLGTLVKLPDGKILMAGGVDPNYTVATTETYTEGQLNVSWISNTYLLQGRGANTSTVLKSGKVLFTGGQRLAEAAVLTETSVIFDPDTNTMIAGPNMTESRAYHTATLLPSGKVFIAGGINMTTGESSTGEIYDPTTNAFTLITLPRARYLHSAFVLPNGRLLLTGGVNSLGNPLENDVYDPTTGTWSRLADRPSPDAIEVVYPLNDSEFLLLGAFGTKKYNSTTDTWTSLATSPISRTFPTVSRLKSGLIFVAGGTDGGTGNPSDAVEIYNPDTDTWTSVASLDVPLVAMTSQALPDGKVAIIGGNQSISQSLAESAVRIYDPSNNQWSFGTPLSEARFSHSSVEMLDGQIVIFGGANLTFGMLPFWETLNY; this is translated from the coding sequence GTGGGTTGCACCATCGATGCAAACCTGTACGATGGGCTTATCACTTTACCTTCAGTCGATACGCCGGCACCCGGAGTTTATTCTTCCAAAGCCTCTCGATCCCTTTATCCCAGCAATCGTCGTGTTCGCAATACTGCAACCACTCTGCAAGATGGTCGCATTTTGGTAATTGGTGGCGTCTCATTAGACTCATCCATTGCTGCCCTCAAGAGCGTGGAGATTTTTGACCCCACGACTTCTCGGTGGACCGATGCTGCACCCCTTGCGCAGGCTCGCGCTCGTCATACAGCGACTTTGCTTGGTAATGGTAAAATTTTGGTGGTTGGTGGATCTGATCAATCGACCTACTATGCGACGGCTGAACTCTTTGATCCGTCAACGAACACTTGGAGTTCTGCAGGCACAATGACCGTGATGCGTTCAGATCATTCCGCGACACTGTTGCAAGACGGTCGTGTCTTGATTGCTGGCGGCGCCACCAGTGCAGGGTCTTTCACTGCCTCCATGGAGATTTATGATCCAGCAACAAGTTCTTGGAGTTCAGCCGGAACAAATTTACCCGAGCCACGCATGAATCACGCCGCTGTTTTATTGAACAGCGGGAAAGTATTTTTTGTAGGCGGGCAAAACCCACCGGTGGTTTTAACTACGACCGCAATTTATGATCCCATGGGCGCACCGACTTGGGGAGCTGCCCCTACCTTAACAACAGGTAGGGCTTATTTGACCGCCTCACTTTTAAAAGATGGTCGAGTGGTCGTAATCGGCGGTATTGCGAGCACTGGCAATCCTTCCCCACTCGTGAATATCTTTGATCCCTCTTCACCCGGTTCATTTTCGTCTGGAACAAGTTTGTCCACCGCCCGCTACGGGCATACTGCAACTGCCGTGGACAATCAGGTGATCGTCACAGGTGGCTTTTCTAACAACAGTGCTTCCGCAGCTTTGGATGATTCCCTTATTTACAATGCGGGCTCAAATACTTGGTCTTCACTGGGCACTCTAAGAAATGGTCCGCGGACTTTGCACACAGCAAATCCTTCTGGCGATTACTTATATTTATTGAATGGCAGAGACGGAAATTCCTCTCCCGTTAACATGTTTGAAAAAATTGATATCAGCAAATTTTCTTGGAAACTTGAAGGCAGCATGGCTACTGATCGGGCTATCCATGTAACTCTCGCACTACCAAACGGGAAAGTTCTTGTAGCTGGAGGGCTCTCCAATCCGTCCAACACCGCATTTACGTATTTAGATTCCAGTGAAATTTTCGATCCAGCCACGGGGTTATGGAGCGCGGGCCCGACTCTGCCTATGAAGAGAATGTGGTCTACGGCCACCCGTCTTAATGATGGACGATTTCTGATTGTCGGTGGAGTTGATGAAACAATGACAAGAATAACTTCCACGCTTTTCTACACCCCGTCCTCGAACTCATGGACCGCAGGGCCTCCGATAGCAATGGGACGTATCGGCCATAGCGCCAGTCTCCTACCAGACGGTCGAGTCATCATTATGGGCGGAAATGAAAACACAGGAATCTTTCCACCTTCAAATAAAACGGAGATTTTTGATCCTACGACCAATCAATGGACTGCAGGTCCCAATATGCTAACTGCAGTCTCAGAACACACAGCCGTGACCTTGAATGATAACACAATTCTTCTCGTGGGTGGTCTTACGACCACCACGCTGAACTCTGCTTCAGCTGTCGTTCAACTTTACAATCCGACAACGAATTCATTTACAGCAAAAGCCTCCCAATCCGTGGGACGTTATCAAGCAAGTGTTGCACTTCTTCCTTCAGGCAAGGTGCTCTCCAGGGGCGGGATAGACTCCTCTCAGACAATTCTTGCCAGCAGCGAAATTTATGATCCTAACACCGACGCGTGGACTGCGGGACCCAATCTCAACATTGGTCGACGCGCACACAATTCAATATCTTTGCCGAGTGGAAAAATCTTAATAACAGGTGGCGCAACTAGCAATGTCTCTCCTTTAGCTCCCGCCGCCAGCAACGAAATCTATGATCCTGTTGCGAACACTTTCACGGCCGATAAAGTGAGCTTCACGAATGTGCACTCTTTAGGTACCTTGGTGAAACTGCCGGATGGAAAAATTCTGATGGCCGGTGGGGTCGATCCCAATTACACTGTCGCTACGACTGAAACTTATACAGAAGGTCAACTGAATGTCTCTTGGATAAGCAACACGTATTTGCTGCAAGGGCGAGGAGCAAATACATCGACCGTGCTTAAAAGTGGCAAGGTCCTTTTCACGGGGGGCCAACGTCTTGCGGAGGCCGCGGTCCTAACAGAGACGTCGGTTATTTTCGATCCAGACACAAATACGATGATCGCGGGTCCCAATATGACAGAGTCACGTGCTTATCACACGGCGACTTTACTTCCATCTGGCAAAGTTTTTATCGCTGGCGGCATAAACATGACGACAGGTGAATCTTCTACGGGGGAAATTTACGATCCCACCACCAATGCCTTCACTCTTATTACACTGCCAAGGGCGCGTTACCTTCATTCCGCTTTTGTTTTACCTAATGGACGCCTTCTATTAACAGGTGGAGTGAACAGCTTGGGAAATCCTTTGGAAAACGATGTCTATGATCCAACGACGGGAACTTGGAGCAGACTCGCAGACCGCCCCTCGCCTGATGCGATTGAAGTTGTTTATCCTTTGAATGATTCCGAGTTCTTACTCTTAGGAGCTTTCGGAACTAAGAAATACAACTCCACCACGGACACATGGACTTCCCTTGCCACTTCGCCTATCAGTCGAACATTTCCGACCGTCTCCCGATTGAAGTCGGGTCTTATTTTTGTGGCGGGAGGAACCGACGGTGGTACCGGAAATCCCTCTGACGCCGTTGAAATCTATAATCCCGATACCGACACGTGGACATCAGTTGCGAGCTTAGATGTTCCACTTGTTGCAATGACCTCCCAAGCTTTACCTGATGGCAAAGTGGCGATCATCGGTGGCAATCAAAGTATCTCGCAAAGTCTCGCAGAATCAGCTGTTAGAATTTATGATCCGTCGAACAACCAGTGGAGTTTCGGTACTCCACTGAGCGAAGCACGTTTCTCTCATTCATCAGTGGAAATGTTAGATGGGCAAATCGTTATATTTGGCGGGGCAAATCTGACCTTTGGTATGCTTCCATTTTGGGAAACTCTAAACTACTAA
- a CDS encoding TetR/AcrR family transcriptional regulator, with protein MDKKSTQRQIYSELFPRELSKADKRRLEILEGAIKAYAAISYEHVSFDDVATPAKTSRRLVSHYFPDKEALFETTMKLIRGQYQAAVIAAFSQSNDPDVQFSEYVRAAVAWAHEQPVALRAWILFFMVSSQQDRYRKLHENLTNIGADRIVSFIQLQISADKREKLNPEDLRFAAKSVQRIITGAIIEICSERVKSEYKQVEQDAVRAAKMIVAGVIK; from the coding sequence ATGGACAAAAAATCGACACAGCGACAGATCTATTCCGAATTGTTCCCACGTGAGCTCTCTAAAGCAGACAAGCGTCGCCTTGAGATATTAGAAGGCGCCATTAAGGCTTATGCAGCCATCAGCTATGAACACGTTAGCTTTGACGATGTGGCAACCCCAGCGAAAACCAGCCGCCGCCTGGTCAGTCACTATTTTCCAGACAAAGAAGCTCTCTTTGAAACGACGATGAAATTGATTCGCGGGCAGTATCAGGCGGCCGTTATTGCGGCCTTCTCTCAGAGTAATGATCCTGACGTGCAGTTCTCTGAATACGTTCGTGCTGCGGTGGCTTGGGCGCATGAACAACCCGTGGCTTTAAGAGCGTGGATCTTGTTCTTTATGGTGTCGTCGCAGCAGGATCGCTATCGCAAGCTTCACGAGAACCTGACGAACATTGGAGCGGATAGAATTGTATCCTTCATTCAGTTACAGATCTCCGCTGACAAGCGCGAGAAATTGAACCCTGAGGATTTGCGTTTCGCTGCCAAATCAGTGCAAAGAATTATCACCGGAGCCATCATCGAAATCTGTTCCGAAAGAGTGAAGTCAGAATACAAACAGGTTGAGCAAGACGCCGTTAGGGCGGCCAAAATGATCGTGGCAGGTGTTATCAAATAG
- the cutA gene encoding divalent-cation tolerance protein CutA has protein sequence MIIYYIPCPEQKSAENIARTLLQEKLIACANIIPGISSMYWWEGKIETSSEYILILKTLESSDANKNLESRVKELHPYEVPCVMALPVASINDSFKNWLEQSLK, from the coding sequence ATGATCATCTATTACATTCCCTGTCCCGAGCAAAAGAGTGCTGAAAATATCGCTCGCACTCTTTTGCAGGAAAAACTTATTGCCTGTGCGAATATCATTCCTGGAATAAGTTCGATGTACTGGTGGGAGGGAAAAATAGAGACAAGCTCCGAGTATATTCTGATCCTGAAAACTCTTGAAAGCTCTGACGCAAATAAAAATTTAGAATCCCGCGTGAAAGAGCTCCACCCCTATGAAGTTCCCTGTGTGATGGCTCTCCCCGTCGCATCAATCAACGATTCTTTTAAAAACTGGCTTGAACAAAGTCTTAAATAA
- a CDS encoding CAP domain-containing protein, with protein sequence MNKKVLTLIALTLSLAACNGGFEAASVLGIDSSQGAGGGSVTLPSAGSDGCYNMDANTCLVFKATNTQRAANGLAALVYCQACTEMAYEQSKDMSDKNYLSHDRSNETFAQRCKRFNIQSGCAENIAQGYAPESVVTGWMVSPAHRDNILSPNYKSLGIGLYNGYATQVFYTNTNR encoded by the coding sequence ATGAACAAGAAAGTTCTCACACTCATCGCACTGACGCTATCACTAGCAGCCTGTAACGGAGGCTTCGAAGCAGCCTCCGTATTAGGAATAGATTCCAGCCAGGGCGCCGGTGGCGGCAGCGTAACTTTACCAAGCGCGGGTAGCGACGGTTGCTACAACATGGATGCAAACACATGCCTGGTATTCAAAGCCACAAACACCCAACGCGCAGCCAACGGCCTAGCAGCCCTCGTATATTGCCAAGCCTGCACCGAAATGGCCTATGAACAATCCAAAGACATGAGCGACAAAAACTACCTAAGCCACGACCGCTCAAACGAAACCTTCGCCCAAAGATGCAAACGCTTCAACATCCAATCCGGCTGCGCAGAAAACATAGCCCAAGGCTACGCCCCAGAGAGTGTGGTAACAGGCTGGATGGTAAGCCCCGCCCACCGAGACAACATCCTAAGCCCAAATTATAAATCTCTAGGCATAGGCCTCTACAACGGCTACGCCACCCAAGTATTCTACACCAACACCAACCGCTAA
- a CDS encoding CNNM domain-containing protein produces MSLLVLLVISTLTISFVCSMLEATLLTSTSAYIAVLVRENRRSAKLLEHLKDNLDRPISAILTLNTLSHTLGSAAIAYQVQAIYGVEAVTFASFILTFAILVLSEIIPKSIGAAHWKSLIPFTAYTIQLMIICLYPLVLMSEYLGRMFQRRDEEPEVTREEILMTAEMGVEEGTLKNKESNIIKNLLMLDKIYVSDIMTPRSVFFALEKDLTVEEVFNKYKPLRFSRIPVYHGSLDNIVGMTYRYKIHEALSNDQHEKVVGELVTPISSIPERMTVSQVLDYFIKEKEHIALAVDEYGIVAGLVSLEDAVETLLGVEIVDELDSVEDMRKFALEQWQLRKQKLRKS; encoded by the coding sequence ATGTCGTTACTTGTCCTTTTAGTTATATCTACTTTAACAATCTCATTCGTTTGCTCGATGTTGGAAGCCACGCTGCTGACTTCGACTTCGGCATATATCGCAGTCCTGGTTCGTGAAAACCGTCGCAGTGCCAAGCTTTTGGAACATCTAAAAGATAACTTGGACCGCCCGATTTCCGCGATCCTGACTTTGAATACGCTGTCACACACTTTGGGTTCGGCGGCGATCGCCTATCAAGTGCAGGCAATCTATGGCGTTGAAGCGGTGACTTTTGCGTCGTTTATTTTGACGTTTGCCATTTTGGTTCTCTCGGAAATCATCCCGAAATCCATTGGCGCGGCTCATTGGAAATCTTTGATTCCTTTCACGGCGTACACTATTCAGCTGATGATCATCTGCCTTTATCCCCTGGTGCTAATGTCCGAATACTTGGGACGTATGTTCCAGCGTCGTGACGAAGAACCGGAAGTCACTCGCGAAGAAATCCTGATGACTGCCGAAATGGGTGTTGAAGAAGGGACTTTGAAAAACAAAGAATCCAACATCATCAAAAATCTTTTGATGCTGGATAAGATTTATGTGTCTGACATTATGACTCCGAGATCTGTGTTCTTTGCCCTGGAAAAAGACCTGACAGTCGAAGAGGTTTTTAATAAGTACAAGCCTCTGCGTTTTTCTCGTATTCCGGTTTATCACGGAAGCCTGGATAATATCGTGGGCATGACTTATCGTTATAAAATTCACGAAGCTCTTTCCAACGACCAACATGAAAAAGTCGTGGGCGAGCTGGTCACTCCGATCTCTTCTATTCCAGAACGTATGACGGTGTCTCAAGTCCTGGATTATTTTATCAAAGAAAAAGAGCACATTGCCTTGGCTGTTGATGAATACGGTATCGTCGCCGGCCTGGTAAGTCTGGAAGACGCTGTTGAGACACTTTTAGGTGTGGAAATCGTCGACGAACTTGATTCCGTGGAAGACATGCGTAAGTTCGCTTTAGAGCAATGGCAGTTGCGCAAACAAAAACTGCGTAAGAGCTAA
- the fusA gene encoding elongation factor G yields MSKKWNIDMVRNIGISAHIDSGKTTTSERILFYGGRIHAIHEVRGKDGVGATMDSMDLEREKGITIQSAATQVHWKDYTINLIDTPGHVDFTVEVERSLRVLDGAILLLCGVAGVQSQSITVDRQMKRYNVPRLAFVNKLDRQGANPYRVTDALIEKLRLNAVMIQIPIGLEDQHRGHVDLTDMKAYINEGDNGENVNVTEIPPDLVETAQKYRQIMIGKLADVDSAIEEKFLMEEEPTTEEIRAAIRKGTISLKLVPVLCGSAFKNKGVQRLMDAVTYYLPSPAEKKEQALDLNKNEEKFDLFPDPAKPLVALAFKLQETPFGQLTYMRVYQGKMGKGDFIINQVNKKSVKIPRLVRMHSDKMEDIDVSYAGDIVALFGIDCASGDTFCDDRIQASMQSMHVPDAVISLAVAPKDKTAANNFSKALQKFRKEDPTFRVARDEESNETIISGMGELHLEIYVERMKREFNCEVIVGQPQVAYRETISAAADYDYTHKKQTGGSGQYAKIVGKILPLPPQEDGAVFKFDNKVVGGRIPKEFIPAVEEGFKEQTVKGPLIGFPIVGVEVQLEDGAYHDVDSSYMAFKIAAMAALREVYPQAKPTVLEPIMKLETVVPDEYQGSAVGQINQRRGSIVGTTAFDGNCVIEAEVPLTEMFGYSTDLRSATKGKGEFSMEFAKYAAVPRNIQEELVKKYQAKRAAEQK; encoded by the coding sequence ATGTCCAAAAAGTGGAATATTGATATGGTCAGAAACATCGGTATCTCGGCTCACATCGACTCGGGAAAAACGACGACTTCTGAGCGTATTTTGTTCTATGGAGGCCGTATCCACGCCATCCACGAAGTTCGTGGTAAAGACGGTGTTGGTGCAACAATGGATTCCATGGATCTTGAGAGAGAAAAAGGTATCACTATCCAGTCTGCGGCGACGCAAGTTCACTGGAAAGATTATACTATCAATTTGATCGATACACCGGGGCACGTGGACTTCACAGTTGAAGTTGAACGTTCTCTTCGCGTACTTGACGGTGCGATCCTTCTTCTTTGCGGCGTTGCCGGCGTTCAATCTCAATCCATCACTGTTGACCGTCAAATGAAACGTTACAACGTTCCTCGTTTGGCATTCGTTAACAAATTGGATCGCCAAGGTGCGAACCCATACCGTGTAACTGACGCTTTGATCGAAAAATTGCGCTTGAACGCTGTGATGATCCAAATCCCAATCGGTTTGGAAGATCAACACAGAGGTCACGTAGATTTGACTGACATGAAAGCTTACATCAACGAAGGCGATAACGGTGAAAACGTTAACGTTACTGAGATCCCACCAGATCTAGTTGAAACAGCTCAAAAATACCGTCAAATCATGATCGGTAAATTGGCTGACGTTGACTCTGCTATCGAAGAAAAATTCTTGATGGAAGAAGAACCAACGACTGAAGAAATTCGTGCAGCTATCCGTAAAGGCACTATCAGCTTGAAACTAGTTCCAGTTCTTTGCGGTTCCGCATTTAAGAACAAGGGCGTTCAACGTTTGATGGATGCAGTTACGTACTACCTTCCGTCTCCTGCCGAGAAAAAAGAGCAAGCTCTTGATCTTAACAAGAACGAAGAAAAATTTGACTTGTTCCCAGATCCAGCGAAACCGTTGGTTGCTTTGGCGTTCAAACTTCAAGAAACTCCATTCGGTCAGTTGACATACATGCGCGTTTACCAAGGTAAAATGGGCAAAGGTGATTTCATCATCAATCAAGTGAACAAGAAATCTGTTAAGATTCCTCGCTTGGTTCGTATGCACTCGGACAAAATGGAAGATATCGACGTATCTTACGCTGGTGACATCGTAGCATTGTTCGGTATCGACTGTGCTTCTGGTGACACTTTCTGTGACGACAGAATCCAGGCATCTATGCAATCTATGCACGTTCCAGATGCAGTTATCTCTTTGGCAGTTGCTCCTAAGGACAAAACTGCTGCGAATAACTTCTCTAAAGCGTTGCAAAAATTCCGTAAGGAAGACCCTACTTTCCGCGTTGCTCGTGACGAGGAATCAAATGAGACTATCATCTCTGGTATGGGTGAGTTGCACTTGGAAATCTACGTTGAGCGTATGAAACGTGAATTCAACTGTGAAGTTATCGTTGGTCAACCTCAGGTTGCTTACCGTGAGACGATTTCTGCAGCAGCTGATTACGATTACACTCACAAAAAGCAAACGGGTGGTTCTGGTCAATACGCGAAGATCGTGGGTAAAATCCTACCTCTTCCTCCACAAGAAGACGGCGCAGTCTTCAAATTCGACAACAAAGTTGTCGGTGGTCGTATCCCTAAAGAATTTATCCCTGCTGTTGAAGAGGGTTTCAAAGAGCAAACTGTTAAAGGTCCATTGATCGGCTTCCCGATCGTTGGTGTTGAAGTTCAGTTGGAAGACGGCGCATACCATGACGTCGACTCTTCTTACATGGCCTTCAAAATTGCGGCGATGGCTGCTCTTCGTGAAGTTTATCCTCAAGCTAAACCAACAGTTCTTGAGCCGATCATGAAGCTTGAAACTGTAGTTCCAGACGAATATCAAGGTTCAGCGGTTGGTCAAATCAACCAACGCCGTGGTTCTATCGTTGGTACAACTGCATTCGACGGTAACTGTGTTATCGAGGCGGAAGTTCCATTGACAGAAATGTTCGGTTACTCAACTGACCTTCGTTCTGCAACTAAAGGTAAAGGTGAGTTCTCTATGGAATTCGCGAAGTACGCTGCTGTACCTCGTAACATCCAAGAAGAGCTTGTTAAGAAATACCAAGCTAAGCGCGCAGCTGAGCAAAAGTAG